Within the Medicago truncatula cultivar Jemalong A17 chromosome 4, MtrunA17r5.0-ANR, whole genome shotgun sequence genome, the region AGTTTCAGATTTTTTAGAAACTCAGCAGTGGAATTGTGACATGGACAGATAATATAGGATGGTACTATACTGATATTATAGTGTTTAGTTATTTAGATGTAAAGGGAGGAAATTAATACCCAGgataataaaatttaacatttgtATGATGTGTTGGATACTATGTTGAGATATAAGGAAATGAACCATGAAATATAAGGAAGTATGAGAACCAATTTTACGAGGTAATATGTTGagatatttttcaaatattctGACAGAAACAATCTTGGTGACTGTTGATTTATTGAAACAAGTATACTGGATGctctccaatacaattttttcaaCATCATGGTTTCTGATATTTGTTATCAACGAacagattaaaaaaaacaacagtaTCATCTTTTATCCTTGATTGTGAACTTGTTGCATATGATCATGGAAAACAGACAATCCTTCCTTTCCAGGTAATCTCATTGCCGGTCCTTTAGTGTTATGGGTGTCAGTCATCATTTAATTTGTGCTGTTTTACCTGTATTGGTGAAGCAGCTTTCCAATTTCTGGTATTGTATGTGAGTAGTTGAAATTGTTAAGTTTATAGTAATCTTATATCTTTACAGGTGCTTAGTACTCGATCCCGCAAAAATGTAGCAAAGAGTGACATAAAGGTTGCTGTTTGTGTATTTGCTTTTGATTTGTTGCACCTTAATGGCCACAAACTTTTTCAGGAAAACCTTAAAATCCGTAGAGAGGTAACATCTATCTTTGCCTTGCAAATAGtttcattttattgttttttttattaagcagTTAAGTCCATGATAGAATTGTCTGAATGGTGGAAATGGTTGGGAAACACGAGATTGGAATCGtgcagattttataatttatcatCAAATGTTAGTGACAAGAAATAATTCCTGATTGTAATCATGTCTTTGAAATGAGTTGTCTtctcatatttttatataagaacTATTCGAGGGCCTAATTTTTGCTCTTCAGCATCTATACACCTCTTTTGAGGAGGAGTCTGGATTCCTTCAGTTTGCGACATCAACTACATCAAATGATGTCGAGGAGATACAAGAATTTTTTGACAAAGCTATTGAAGCAAGGTTTATTTAAATTCTTCTTGTTAATTTAAATTCATGTAGATATAATTTTCATGATTTCAGTTGAAAATATATGGCACCATTTCTGCCTAATTTAGCATACTCTTCATTTGTCATTATACTATTATCAAAAACATTTGATTGGCATTGTATATCTAACTCACAGTTCTTCCAACTTTGGTTTCTCTTGCAATAGTTTGAAGCCATGATTTTTATCATTTAACATTTACCTTATCTCTTGATTTTAGTTGTGAGGGATTAATTGTTAAAACATTACATGAGGACGCCACATATGAACCCTCAAAGCGGTCAAACAACTGGCTGAAACTGAAGAAAGATTATACCGATAAGTAAGGATGTGATATCAATTTTTCTCATagtaaatcatcaaaattgtAAGGTTTGACCAATTTAGTCCCTCAAATTACGAAATAGTTAGTCCTTTAATTCAAATTGAAGAATGCCAACCTATTTAAAccatgtatcaaaatatttctttagtAAACAACTATCAAAACTAGTTAAAGACCTATATATTGACTAGAATAATCTCTTGGTGCATCAAGACAAACATAAAACCTTTGAAATTGTGGTGCTAAATTTGGAAATTGGACTAACTTGATTAATGTTGTTCAATTTAAGTGACTAACTTGCTATATCATAAATTTGATGAACTAAATTGACCGACTCTTGCCACTTCAATGActaaaatgttgatttactcattttttcGTATTTCACTTTTGTATTAATGTGGCTCTTCGTATTTCACTTTTGTATTAATATGGTTCCAATTATATATTGGTTATACTTTGCAGTTTAGGGGACTCCCTAGATTTGGTACCTATTGGTGCTTTCCATGGTCGTGGTAAACGCACAGGTGATCATGAAACATACTCTTTAATGTAGTGATGCctatttttgtacttttttcatcatttttaaaGCTGATATTTCACTTACATCTGAATAAGGCTATAGGCCTTGGGAGTTTGTTATGTTCTGTCAATGTAAACCTTTAGCTCAAAGTGGTCTGAAATGAATTAGTGACATTATGTCTTGTAGGAGTGTATGGTGCTTTTCTCGTTGCTTGCTATGACAACGAACGCAACGAATTTCAAAGTATTGTCAGGCTAGGTGAGCGTTTTATGCTGTATAGCgttattttgtttattaaacTTAATTTTCTGACTTATTCTTCATGTTATGGTGGGCAGCAACTGGATTCAAAGAGCAAGAGCTTAAAGAACGTTCTACTATCCTTCGCTCTAAAGTGATTCCCAAACCAAAGGTCCCTCGCTCTTGTTTCTCCCTGAACCTTTTCTAAAGCctgattaataataattttatgaaCTAAATCAAACCTGATCCTTTATTTCAGGCATATTATAGTTGTGGAGAATCAATCAATCCTGATGTTTGGCTTGAAGCTAGCGAGGTTACAAAATCCTTGACTAGTTAGCAAGCACTTTTgttaatactttgttattttattttattttattattttgatccaATCAAATTGCATTATGTTCACAAGCAAATATTTTTGGGTTAGTTATTTattgtcttattttattaaGGTGTGGGAGGTGAAAGCTGCAGACCTGACCATTAGCCCTGTTTACCGAGCTGCAGAGGGCAAAGTAGATTCCGTTAAGGTATTAGAAAAAAGTGAATTGATGATACAAGTGTCTCAATTTATTTCGGAATTCTGCCTGTAAAATTGTTTAGTTGAATAACGATAGCTTTTAACTTCTATTTGGTGGTACTTTtacattttctaaataaagGGCATATCTCTTCGATTTCCGCGTTTCATTCGAGTTCGACCTGACAAAACTCCTGAACAGTCCTCTTCGTCTGAGCAGGTAAATTACATTACAATCTTTCATTATCCGACTATATATTGATAGAAGATTGAGAAAGAGCACTGGAAGACATAAAACTGAATTATTTGGTCATCCTTTAACCACTTTCTTTCAGATTGCAGAAATGTATAATGCTCAAAAACTCAATCACACCGGCCAACAGGATGACGATGAAGATGATTAAGGGAAAAAGTTTCCTTGCTTCTTGTGCTGTTAAACTTGGAAATTTCAGCATTATTCTTAGAACATAACTGCTTATTCAACATGATTGGAAATTTGGCATACAACATACAGTTAGCTCATGGACTGTCCACACTCCACACAGTAGATATTTGCGCTTTAAAACATGCTATTTGGAATCTGGGTCTTTTTTCAGAAGGGACACAATGTGCCCGGTACTGCTTGTGTAGGTATTAGAGTGTTTTGATACACACTATCTTTTCTTTTCTCGCACGCCGATAAGGTTTCAACGCATATTTACTCAATTTACAAATCCTCGACTTAGCGTACCGTGCGGAGTTACCCTGTTTCCTCACTTTTATCGGGATTCTGCATTTAGTTTTGTTCGTTTTATCATGTTACTGCTACACTACACTCCAGGCTGCTGGCCATGACTAGAACAACTTACATTTAGCGCATACTCATGGCATCTCAATATTGTAGTTCATTTGTTAAATTGATTTACCATGGCATGAACAAGTGTTAAAACCTCTCGTTGTAGGTTACTAAAATCATgacacttttgtttttctttatttttctttattagttTCTTTATCTGTGACGTGAGAGAAgtgaagattaaaaaaaaactgtcataTGGTTTTAATTCCTTCTCCGTATGTGTCACACTCACACACTCATTCCatcttccaatttttcattACTTGATTTCCTCAGACGTACGAAGCCTGTGAGTTGAAATTGACCTAGATTGTTGTCGGTCAATCATATTGTTCTTACCACCAGTCAATGGTGATCCTGAGAACAATATGTTGTTCAGCAGGGAAACCGTTGTGCCCATATGTTTGAGAACAATATGCTTGACCAAAGAAAAACTCTTGGGTTTGTTTAAAAACAACTGATGAAGCCTTTCTCATAAGTCGTGGGATGTCCCGTCACCTTTTCTAGCTGTGAATGAATTCTTCCCTGACAGTGATCCCTGGAGCGTGAATGTGGAACCGTTGTGCTTCATCTTTTACTCCTAAAGTGGATACATTGGGGAGGATCCGAGGTAGTCATGTTTAATATCACGTCTTCATCTAGAAATTGTAGGGTTTGGAACTAGtacattgtattttttgtttgtataattGTTGATGTAAATTCATACATTGTAATGttacataaattgaaataaataaatggaataTTGAATTTGTGTATGTATATCAGTGATGTGATGAATTTTTGTGGAGTTTAAGTTTGAACTTTTCATTGAATTGACCCATAGACGGAGTGTGCTCAAGGTGTTGATGTCAGACATTGAACTTAAATAATGAGTTGTGCTCTTTTGGACGCTATTTACTCTTTATCTTGAAAAATAACATTCGAGAGTTATCTCCCGAAGCCATTGAAAACACAAAAACTGTCGTTAGGGAGTTATCTCCTGAACGGTTTTCACATTTATGGGGAGCCAAAAGAGCaactattttaaataattgacACATTAATGAACTGTCACACCAGGATGTCTATGTCAGACATCATACTTAAATAACTGACCCATTGTAGATTGTCACATCAGGGTGTCGATGTTATACATCACATGCTGGCGTTTCTTTTGATTGATCATGAATGGCTAACACTAGGGCTTACATACCGGATAAAAaatttactcataataaaatggaaaaaaaaaaagttccttGTTGGATCCTCCACGaataaaatgatgagattaGAGTCGTACGCATCTCAGAAGACCATCCTAAGTATATATGTAAATGGAGTGAAGTGGGAGAAGTATTCTCTCCTTCGGTCtttgtctttgattttttaattgCGACCTCAATTCCAACTTTGATTGGTGTTTGGAGAACACTTGTACGCTCCTCGCTTTATCGCCACAATCTCCTCCATTGCAATGTATCACGCCTCTCTTCTGCATTTTGTTAAGCATGTTGAAAATGTCTCCTTGCTAAAGAGTCAACAAATGGTCTTGTTTTTAGACCTGCTACTAATTGTGTAATACCACAGTTAGATTCAAGCTTGTGATTTGGGATGTCACATCGTTGAAAGTTGAAATGATCCATGAATGAACTTAGAAACTCATATGGTTTCTACCTGAGTTCAATCAAGCAACTTGAACTCGTATGTGTTATCCGACTTATAGTAAAGCGAGACGCGAACATCTCGGCTAATTATTTCCATGACTTTATAGATCTCTTCAGAAGGTGGGTGAGCCATAATAGGGCAACCCACTTTAAAGTACATTAAAAGACGAAACACTTTAGAGCGTTAGATGTTCattgaaatttcattttagcGTTGAAGGATGCTAAATGCTAATGTGGATTTGCTCTTCTGTCATACTCCTCCATATCGAGAAGTATAAAGCGCTTTAATATTGGTTCTTCGTTGATCTTTCTCGTAAAGACTGAGTTGCATTGCATCTTCTTCTTTCGAGGTGGACATTGGGACAAGGCTTCACTCTCTGTTTCTAaactttgatatttttgaaTATCTATTGTTATCCGGGGTTCAACTATGCCCCTTCTTTCATTCTCTTTGCATCTCAACCACTCTTTTCATTCACAACATTTAGTGCGCAACTACAACCGTAGAGTCATAGAGATATATGTTTTTAAGGAGGTGTTGAGGTGACCCAAAGTTTTTTTGCGAACTTACATGGTGTGTCTCCTAAGCCGTGACCATACTCAAGCCTAAAAATAAGTCTGTACCGAACAACATTTGGATATTGAACTTTACTATTAAAACAAACAtaggcttaaaaaaaaaaattctaaatcaaATTATAACTTATCTATTTCCATAGATAACTCGGTCCGACCTATTTCCATCGCTACTTGACACATAAATCAAGTAATCACATCACAATTCCCCAAATCCATCTTCCCGCCAATTACATCTATCCCGCCGCAACACCATTTCTGAGTGGATGTTGGCATTGCATTTCAAATCGTGTTTCTCTCTTCCGTTCACTACTCGCATTTCCGTCaaatcttcttcttcactcttCCCTTTCATTCTCTCACTCCCTCTCTCCTCCATTCCTCGCCGTGCAATGTCGTCAAAACCACCACCCTCCGCCTTCGACAAACTCATGTCCGGCGCACGCGCCGCCGCCAAGAAAAAACCCTCTCCACCTTCCTCATCTCCTAAGAAACGAAAATCCCCTACTCCTCCATCGCCACTCAAAACCCCAGATACCGTTCAAAACCCTAATAACAACCTCAAAACCCTAGAAACCGTTCAAAAACCCGAAGAAACTGTTCATGAAGAACCGCCGAGCAAGATCCGAAACACATCATCATCTTCGAAGGGAATAGTCGCTGAATTGAAGGAAAAGGTTCCGCAGCTGAAGAAGAAACCGGCGAGTTTCGATCCGAGTTCGGTTGTTTGCTGGGAGAAAGACAAACCTGTTCCGTTTTTGTTTCTCTGTTTGGCGTTTGATATGATTAACGAAGAGAGTGGGAGGATTGTGATCACTGACATTGTGTGTAATTTGTTGAGAACTGTGATACATGCTACACCGGAAGATCTTGTGCCTGTTGTTTATTTATCAGCGAATAGAATTGCGCCGGCGCATGAAGGGTTGGAATTGGGAATTGGTGATGCTTCGATTATTAAGGCGCTTGCCGAGGCGTGTGGAAGGACTGAGCAACAGATTAAGATTCAGTATAAGGTTGTTTGATGTtccaattttaatattattgttgttgctagGTTAAAAAACCACTTAGATAGGAAAATTTTACAGGACAGCTGTAAGACTGACGATGTTGTATGAGATAGAGTTTTGAGCTGTCAAGAACAAACATAGAGATAAATTAAGCGTAGCCGAGGTGATGATATCACCTTCGATGTGTTGTAAGACTAGACGAGATAGGATTAGAAATGATAATATTAGATAGGGAGTTGGGGTAACACCTATACTAGAAaatagaaaagatggtggaaactaGGCTTAGGTGTTTTGTGTGTAGATTCTTAGTAATGAGAGTAGATCAGAAGAAGAGTACTAAATCATTAGAAacagaggaagacctagaaaaactataatataaactattaagaaagatctagagTTTAATGAGTTGAATAAATATATGGCATATGGTAGAGCATTATGACGTCGTTTGATCcttgtagccgaccccactcaGTGGGATAAAGCttgattgttattgttgttatgttATCTAAGAAGATGCTAactgttgttttgttgttgacaGGAAAAAGGTGACTTAGGTTTAGTTGCAAAAGCTAGCCGTTCTTCCCAGTCTATGATGCGGAAGCCTGATGCTTTGACTATTAGGAAGGTTTTCAAAACATTTCATCTTATTGCAAAGGTACTTTACTGTCAATTTTGGAGCTTAAGTGGGTTTGTTGTTTGAGATATTGGTGTTTAGTTTTGTGTACAGAAGAGTAACTTATCAATGAAAGTTGGTTTTTCAATGCATAGGATAAACCTTTAAGTTATTAGATTATACTGTCAATGTAGCCGAATATCGGCTATGGAGGATTGCAGTGGCGGATTTTTTGACAAACGTCACAGTCAATTTCTGAAGGATGGCGGTGCTATGCTATGGCGTTTTATGCTGAATTTTAGGCTTTCTGTCATGGTCTTCCATCCTCCATTGATAACACTGGCTGCACTTTTGGAATTGGTTGAACTTGAACAAACAAATTGAAGCACATGCCATTTTTTTGGTAATTAGTCGTAATGTGGCCACtggtaaaaatatcaaattcgCAAATATCAGTTTGAGATAATCTGATTTTGAAGACTTGGACCGTTTATCTCTTCGTCTTTTGatattacaataaaacaaaacaaccataTTCAGTTCGCTATATTGATACTCAATCACGTTTAGgagtttatttaaattttataatgcaCACACCAATGTGACATGTACGAGAGCTTCATTTGTTGTAGTTTTATAATCTTGCAGGCATATGTCTTTTGCTAAAAGCTAAGGCTTAATGATTTTTTGCTGAATGttggtttttgttgtttaaaCCAGTTGTTCTGTGTTTGTGTTTATGTTGCAAGTTAATATGCATGTTCTGATTCCTATTAGAtaagaaaagatgaatttgtTGGAATTTGGAACAATTTTTAGTTGAGGGTTATTAGAGTTTGCTACTGATTTGCCCTGAATTATAAATGTTCACAGGAATCTGGAAAAGACAGtcaagagaagaaaaagaaccaCATAAAGTCACTTCTTGTTGCTGCAACTGACTGTGAACCTCTCTATATAATCCGTTTGCTACAGGTTGCAATTCTTCtgttataaaaataatcttGTGGGTTTACTCCACTCCGTTAATTACTTGGATGTGTTTTCCAGACAAAATTGCGAATTGGATATGCTGAGCAAACTCTCTTAACTGCCTTAGGCCAAGCTGCTGTGTACACTGAAGAACATTCTAAACCACCTCCTGAAATTCAGTCTCCTTTTGAAGAGGTAAGTTAATTTTATTGAAGTAGGGTGAATGGTGATATGTGCTTTGTTTTTGACCTTTCGGGTGCATCAGCTCAAAAAGTTGGAGACGGGTAGCCGCCGCTGAGATAGGTGTCAATGCATTATGATGTTGGTCGTGATACCAATCTTTTCCTTTTACCTATATGTTTTTGactttttgtttcattttgcaTCAGGCTgctaaaattgttaaaaaagtaTATTCTGTTCTTCCTGATTATGACAAGATTGTGTCTGCACTCCTTAAGGATGGTGTATGGGAACTTCCAAAGAAGTGTGATTTTACTCCTGGTGTTCCAGTTGGGCCTATGCTGTCAAAAGCAACCAAGGGTGTATCTGAAATTCTAAATAAGTTTCAGGATGTAGAGTTTACGTGTGAATACAAATACGATGGAGAGCGTGCTCAGGTGATGCTTCATGGTCATATATTCCATCAGAAACACACTGCTTATGATACTTATTGTGTAATAACATTAGTTGTATTGAGACAGATACATTTCTTGGAGAATGGCTCGGTAGAGATTTACAGTAGAAATGCTGAACGGAACACTGGGAAGTTTCCTGATGTTGTTACTGCAGTTTCAAGGTAAAAATGATCAAACTGAGTTGTGAATATTATGTTTGAGGTCTGGTAGCATCTTTTCATGCAAATTATGAACATTTTCCGAACAACTTGAATTTGCATTTAACGAAATTATTGAAGTTTTAGAGTTTAATCTTTTAATTAGAACAGGGCTTTGTCTAATGTGCGCAAGCAAATTAGTATTGCACCATGCACAAGCTTGTTTTCCACCGTTGGATCATTAAATCTCATCAtattacatttaatttaatagcTGACTTGTTGATCCATTGGTAAAAACAACCTTGTGAATGGTGCAAGACATATGTCCCTTGTGCACCGTAGAATTGCCCTTacaaaaggagaaaaaataaTATCCGGAATAATAAGATAATATGGATATGGTTTGAATGATACATCATACATGTGATGTTTGGACAAACTATTATATATAAGGAAATTTAGAAATCAATTGTAAAGAGGTAATTTGAGATACTCTAACATGTGTTACGATAAAATATTGTTGTGttgcaattttttaatttattcttacAGTCCTCCTTAAAGCAAAGCTCATTAAgctataaaaagaaaaatgtatatgGATTCAACCAAACATGATTGAAAGTCAACTCCGACTAAAAGAGGGCAAAC harbors:
- the LOC25492370 gene encoding DNA ligase 1, with the protein product MLALHFKSCFSLPFTTRISVKSSSSLFPFILSLPLSSIPRRAMSSKPPPSAFDKLMSGARAAAKKKPSPPSSSPKKRKSPTPPSPLKTPDTVQNPNNNLKTLETVQKPEETVHEEPPSKIRNTSSSSKGIVAELKEKVPQLKKKPASFDPSSVVCWEKDKPVPFLFLCLAFDMINEESGRIVITDIVCNLLRTVIHATPEDLVPVVYLSANRIAPAHEGLELGIGDASIIKALAEACGRTEQQIKIQYKEKGDLGLVAKASRSSQSMMRKPDALTIRKVFKTFHLIAKESGKDSQEKKKNHIKSLLVAATDCEPLYIIRLLQTKLRIGYAEQTLLTALGQAAVYTEEHSKPPPEIQSPFEEAAKIVKKVYSVLPDYDKIVSALLKDGVWELPKKCDFTPGVPVGPMLSKATKGVSEILNKFQDVEFTCEYKYDGERAQIHFLENGSVEIYSRNAERNTGKFPDVVTAVSRLKKTSVTSFILDCELVAYDRTKQRILPFQVLSTRARKNVALSDIKVDVCVFAFDLLYLNGQALLQENLKIRREHLYTSFDEESGFFQFATSTTSNDVEEIQKFLDKAIDASCEGLIIKTLHEDATYEPSKRSLNWLKLKKDYMENIGDSLDLVPIGAFHGRGKRTGVYGAFLLACYDNDNEEFQSICKIGTGFKEEVLEERSTSLRSKVIPKPKAYYKCGESINPDVWFDASEVWEVKAADLTISPVYRAAVGIVDSNKGISLRFPRLVRVRPDKAPEQASSSEQVAEMYNAQKHNHNDKQDDNEDD